In Mycobacterium sp. 050128, one genomic interval encodes:
- the murI gene encoding glutamate racemase encodes MSSRLAPVGIFDSGVGGLTVARAIIDQLPDEDIVYVGDTGNGPYGPLTIPEVRAHALAIGDDLVGRGVKALVIACNTASAACLRDARERYDVPVVEVILPAVRRAVATTRNGRIGVIGTQATITSHAYQDAFAAARDTEITAVACPRFVDFVERGVTSGRQVLGLAEGYLEPLQRAQVDTLVLGCTHYPLLSGLIQLAMGENVTLVSSAEETAKEVLRVLTEQDLLRPHDAPPATRVFEATGDPDAFTKLAARFLGPAVSGVRPVHRSPIG; translated from the coding sequence ATGAGCTCGCGGTTAGCGCCCGTCGGGATCTTCGACTCCGGCGTCGGGGGACTGACGGTGGCCCGCGCGATCATCGACCAACTGCCGGACGAGGACATCGTCTACGTCGGTGACACCGGCAACGGCCCCTACGGCCCGCTCACCATTCCCGAGGTGCGCGCCCACGCCCTGGCCATCGGTGACGATCTGGTCGGCCGCGGGGTGAAGGCGTTGGTGATCGCCTGCAACACCGCGTCGGCGGCCTGCCTGCGCGATGCCCGCGAACGCTACGACGTGCCCGTCGTCGAGGTGATCCTGCCGGCCGTGCGCCGCGCCGTGGCCACCACCCGCAACGGCCGCATCGGCGTGATCGGCACCCAGGCCACCATCACGTCGCACGCCTACCAGGACGCGTTCGCCGCCGCCCGTGACACCGAGATCACCGCGGTGGCCTGCCCGCGCTTCGTCGACTTCGTCGAGCGCGGCGTGACGAGCGGGCGTCAGGTCCTGGGACTGGCCGAGGGATACCTGGAGCCGCTGCAACGCGCTCAGGTCGACACGCTGGTGCTGGGCTGCACGCACTACCCGCTGCTATCGGGGTTGATTCAGCTGGCAATGGGCGAAAACGTGACGCTCGTTTCCAGCGCCGAGGAAACCGCCAAGGAAGTGCTCCGGGTGCTCACCGAACAGGATTTGCTGCGCCCGCATGACGCGCCGCCGGCGACGCGAGTCTTCGAAGCCACCGGCGACCCCGATGCCTTCACCAAACTGGCGGCGCGATTCCTGGGGCCCGCCGTCAGCGGCGTCCGGCCGGTGCACCGCTCGCCGATTGGCTAG
- a CDS encoding ATP-dependent DNA helicase yields MTPDLSVPELLAIAVAALGGSERSGQLEMATAVARAFETGEHLAVQAGTGTGKSLAYLIPAIVHAIADEEPVVVSTATIALQRQLVDRDLPRLAESLADALPHPPQFALLKGRRNYLCLNKIHNGSAEEPDGDEGRPQEELFNPMAASALGRDVQRLTAWASTTDSGDRDDLKPGVPDRSWSQVSVSARECLGVARCPFGSECFSERARGRAGVADVVVTNHALLAIDAVSESTVLPEHSLLVVDEAHELVDRVTSVATAELTSAALGVAARRITRLVNPELVGRLEATTATFAAAIHDATPGRIDHLDDELATYLRALRDVASAARADIDTTSDAKAAAARAEAVAALSEISDTVSRILTSFGPAIPDRTEVVWLDHEDNRGSTRPVLRVAPLTVAGLLRNHVFSRSTTVLTSATLTIGGSFDAMASAWGLKGTETGPDDATDRPPWRGLDVGSPFEHAKAGILYVAKHLPPPGRDGTGSAEQLNEIAELITAAGGRTLGLFSSMRAARAAADAMRERLSTPVLCQGDDSTSALVEQFSADPETSLFGTLSLWQGVDVPGPSLSLVLIDRIPFPRPDDPLLGARQRAVAARGGNGFMAVAANHAALLLAQGSGRLLRRDTDRGVVAVLDSRMVTAGYGGYLRASLPPFWQTTDAEQVRGALQRLRAAPDA; encoded by the coding sequence ATCACGCCAGACCTCTCTGTGCCCGAGCTGCTGGCCATCGCCGTGGCCGCGCTCGGCGGCAGCGAACGCAGCGGCCAGCTGGAGATGGCCACGGCGGTCGCGCGCGCATTCGAAACCGGTGAGCACCTCGCCGTGCAGGCGGGCACCGGGACCGGCAAGTCGCTGGCGTACTTGATTCCGGCGATCGTGCATGCGATCGCCGATGAGGAACCGGTCGTGGTTTCCACGGCCACGATCGCCCTGCAACGCCAGCTCGTGGACCGCGACCTGCCGCGGCTGGCCGAGTCGCTTGCCGACGCGCTGCCGCACCCGCCGCAATTCGCGCTGCTCAAAGGAAGGCGAAATTATTTGTGCCTGAACAAGATTCACAACGGCTCCGCCGAAGAGCCCGACGGCGACGAGGGTCGGCCCCAGGAGGAGCTGTTCAATCCGATGGCGGCCAGTGCCCTGGGGCGCGACGTGCAGCGGCTCACCGCCTGGGCCTCGACGACGGATTCCGGTGACCGCGACGACCTCAAACCCGGTGTGCCGGACCGATCCTGGTCGCAGGTCAGCGTCTCGGCGCGGGAATGCCTCGGGGTGGCCCGCTGCCCGTTCGGCTCCGAGTGCTTCTCCGAGCGTGCCCGCGGGCGCGCCGGTGTCGCCGACGTCGTCGTCACCAATCACGCCCTGCTGGCCATCGACGCGGTATCGGAATCGACAGTGCTGCCCGAACATTCGCTGTTGGTGGTCGACGAGGCGCACGAGTTGGTCGACCGGGTGACGTCGGTGGCGACCGCGGAGTTGACGTCGGCCGCGCTCGGGGTCGCCGCGCGGCGGATCACCCGATTGGTGAACCCGGAACTGGTCGGACGCCTGGAGGCGACGACCGCAACCTTCGCCGCGGCGATCCACGACGCCACGCCGGGGCGCATCGATCACCTCGACGACGAGCTGGCGACATACCTGCGGGCACTGCGCGACGTGGCCAGCGCCGCGCGCGCCGACATCGACACCACCAGCGACGCCAAGGCGGCCGCGGCGCGCGCCGAAGCCGTTGCGGCACTCAGCGAGATCTCCGATACCGTGTCGCGGATCCTGACGTCGTTCGGGCCCGCGATCCCCGATCGCACCGAGGTGGTGTGGCTGGACCACGAGGACAACCGCGGCTCGACGCGCCCCGTGCTGCGGGTGGCACCGCTGACGGTGGCCGGCCTGCTGCGCAACCATGTGTTCTCGCGGTCGACGACGGTGCTGACCTCCGCCACGCTGACGATCGGTGGATCCTTCGACGCGATGGCCTCGGCGTGGGGCCTCAAAGGAACCGAGACCGGACCCGACGACGCGACGGATCGCCCACCCTGGCGGGGTCTCGACGTCGGATCGCCGTTTGAGCACGCGAAGGCCGGAATCCTCTACGTGGCAAAACATCTGCCGCCGCCCGGCCGTGACGGCACCGGCTCGGCCGAGCAGCTGAACGAGATCGCCGAACTGATCACCGCGGCCGGCGGTCGCACCCTGGGCCTGTTCTCGTCGATGCGCGCCGCCCGGGCCGCCGCCGATGCCATGCGCGAACGGCTGTCCACGCCGGTGTTGTGCCAGGGCGACGACAGTACCTCGGCGTTGGTCGAGCAATTCAGCGCCGACCCCGAGACCTCGCTGTTCGGCACGCTGTCGCTATGGCAGGGCGTCGACGTGCCCGGGCCGTCGCTGTCGCTGGTGCTGATCGACCGCATCCCCTTCCCGCGTCCCGACGACCCGCTGCTGGGTGCCCGCCAGCGCGCGGTGGCCGCTCGCGGCGGCAACGGATTCATGGCCGTCGCGGCCAATCATGCGGCGCTGCTGCTCGCGCAGGGCTCGGGACGGCTGCTGCGCCGCGACACCGACCGCGGAGTGGTGGCGGTGCTCGACTCGCGGATGGTCACCGCCGGCTACGGCGGCTACCTGCGCGCGTCGCTGCCGCCGTTTTGGCAGACCACCGACGCCGAGCAGGTCCGCGGCGCCTTGCAGCGCCTGCGCGCCGCGCCCGACGCCTAA
- the aosR gene encoding oxidative stress transcriptional regulator AosR → MRKWKRVETADGPRFRSSLAPHEAELLKNLVGALIGLLDERESSSPPDELEEITGIKTGNSEPPRDPTLRRLLPDFFRPDDEDASSIGSQTPEGLNSALRSLHEPEIIDTKRVAAQQLLRTIPDSGGRFELSEDQANAWISAVNDIRLALGVMLEIGPNGPERLPADHPMATHFDVYQWLTVLQEYLVLVLMGPRSS, encoded by the coding sequence GTGCGCAAATGGAAGCGGGTTGAGACCGCCGACGGTCCCCGTTTCCGGTCCTCATTGGCTCCGCACGAGGCGGAGCTGCTGAAGAATCTGGTGGGCGCGTTGATCGGCTTGCTCGACGAGCGCGAATCCTCTTCGCCGCCAGACGAACTCGAGGAGATCACCGGCATCAAGACCGGAAATTCGGAGCCGCCGCGAGATCCGACGCTGCGCCGGCTGCTGCCGGACTTCTTCCGGCCCGACGACGAGGACGCGTCGAGCATCGGGTCGCAAACACCCGAAGGCCTCAACTCCGCGCTGCGCAGTCTGCACGAGCCGGAGATTATCGACACCAAACGTGTTGCGGCACAGCAGTTGTTGCGCACAATTCCGGATAGCGGCGGACGGTTCGAGCTGAGCGAGGACCAGGCCAACGCCTGGATCTCGGCCGTCAACGACATTCGGCTGGCGCTGGGAGTCATGCTCGAAATCGGGCCAAACGGGCCGGAACGGCTGCCGGCCGACCATCCGATGGCCACCCACTTCGACGTCTACCAGTGGCTGACCGTGCTGCAGGAATACCTGGTGTTGGTGCTGATGGGACCGCGGTCATCTTGA
- the rdgB gene encoding RdgB/HAM1 family non-canonical purine NTP pyrophosphatase: MRSSRLLVASRNPKKLAELRRVLDGAGLSELTLVSLNDVAPFDEAPETGATFEDNALAKARDAFAATGLATVADDSGLEVAALRGMPGVLSARWAGAHGDDAANTALLLAQLRDVPDERRSAAFVSACALVSGSGEVVVRGEWPGTIAREPRGDGGFGYDPVFIPVGFARTAAELSPAEKDAASHRGRALALLLPALRALA, translated from the coding sequence TTGCGATCGTCACGGCTGCTGGTCGCCAGCCGCAACCCCAAGAAGCTGGCCGAACTGCGCCGGGTGCTGGACGGCGCCGGCCTGTCGGAGCTCACGCTGGTGTCGCTCAACGACGTGGCGCCCTTCGACGAGGCGCCGGAAACCGGTGCGACGTTCGAGGACAACGCCTTGGCCAAGGCGCGAGATGCGTTCGCGGCCACCGGGTTAGCGACCGTCGCGGACGATTCCGGTCTGGAGGTGGCGGCGCTGCGTGGTATGCCCGGCGTGCTGTCGGCGCGTTGGGCGGGCGCTCACGGCGACGACGCCGCCAACACCGCGCTGCTGCTTGCCCAATTGCGTGATGTGCCCGACGAACGGCGTTCCGCGGCATTTGTGTCCGCTTGCGCGCTGGTGTCGGGCAGTGGCGAAGTCGTCGTCCGCGGCGAGTGGCCGGGCACGATCGCCCGCGAGCCGCGCGGCGACGGCGGCTTCGGCTACGACCCGGTGTTCATCCCGGTTGGCTTTGCGCGCACCGCGGCGGAATTGAGTCCCGCGGAGAAGGACGCGGCCTCGCATCGTGGTCGCGCGCTGGCGCTGTTGCTGCCCGCCCTGCGCGCGTTGGCCTGA
- a CDS encoding nicotinate phosphoribosyltransferase has product MASRIPRDRPPDASRYRCGMNEPALAGLLIDKYELTMLAAALRDGTAERRTTFELFARRLPGGRRYGVVAGTGRLLELLPQFRFDDDACQLMAQFLDAETLGYLRDFRFTGDIDGYAEGELYFPGSPVLSVRGSFAECVLLETLALSIFNHDTAIASAAARMVSAAAGRPLIEMGSRRTHEQSAVAAARAAYIAGFAASSNLEAERRYGVPTEGTAAHAFTMLHTGAGGPDELAAFRAQVDALGVNTTLLVDTYDVTTGVTNAVAAAGAALGAVRLDSGELGVLARQVREQLDRLGATRTRIVVSGDLDEFSIAALRAEPVDSYGAGTSVVTGSGAPTAGMVYKLVEVDGIPVQKRSSHKESQGGHKEALRLSRPTGTIIEEIVHPAGRPPATTEPFRVLTTPLVRGGEVVAGTDGVALAAARDLVASGLHSLPWEGLKLADGEPAIPTTRIPV; this is encoded by the coding sequence ATGGCCTCCAGGATACCGAGAGACCGGCCCCCCGACGCCAGCCGTTACCGTTGCGGAATGAACGAGCCGGCCTTAGCTGGGCTGTTGATCGATAAGTACGAGCTGACGATGCTGGCAGCGGCGCTGCGCGACGGCACGGCAGAGCGCCGGACCACGTTCGAACTGTTCGCCCGCCGCCTTCCCGGGGGTCGGCGCTACGGCGTGGTCGCCGGCACCGGCCGTTTGCTGGAGCTCTTGCCACAGTTCAGGTTCGACGACGACGCGTGCCAGCTGATGGCGCAATTCCTCGACGCTGAGACCTTGGGTTATCTCCGCGATTTCCGGTTCACCGGTGATATCGACGGCTACGCCGAAGGCGAGCTCTACTTTCCGGGCTCGCCGGTGCTGTCGGTGCGCGGCAGCTTCGCCGAATGCGTGCTGCTCGAAACGCTGGCGCTGTCGATCTTCAACCACGACACGGCGATCGCCTCCGCGGCGGCACGCATGGTGAGTGCGGCCGCCGGGCGCCCGCTGATCGAAATGGGATCGCGGCGAACCCACGAACAGTCCGCCGTCGCCGCAGCCCGCGCGGCCTATATCGCCGGTTTCGCCGCGTCGTCGAACCTCGAAGCAGAGCGTCGCTACGGCGTACCCACCGAGGGCACCGCCGCGCACGCGTTCACGATGCTGCACACCGGCGCGGGTGGGCCCGACGAGCTCGCGGCATTTCGGGCCCAGGTCGACGCGCTGGGCGTGAACACCACGCTGCTGGTGGATACCTACGACGTGACGACCGGCGTGACCAACGCCGTGGCCGCCGCCGGCGCGGCGCTCGGCGCGGTGCGACTGGACTCCGGCGAGCTCGGCGTGCTGGCCCGCCAGGTGCGCGAGCAGCTCGACCGGCTGGGCGCCACCCGCACCCGCATCGTCGTGTCCGGCGATCTCGACGAGTTCTCCATCGCCGCGCTGCGGGCCGAGCCGGTGGACAGCTACGGCGCCGGCACCTCGGTGGTGACCGGCTCGGGTGCCCCGACCGCGGGCATGGTCTACAAGCTGGTCGAAGTCGACGGCATACCGGTGCAAAAACGCAGCAGCCACAAGGAATCCCAGGGTGGCCACAAAGAAGCGCTGCGACTGTCCCGCCCGACCGGCACGATCATCGAAGAGATCGTGCACCCCGCCGGCCGGCCCCCGGCGACCACGGAACCGTTCCGGGTACTGACCACCCCGCTCGTCCGCGGCGGCGAGGTGGTCGCGGGTACCGACGGCGTGGCCCTGGCCGCCGCCCGGGACCTGGTGGCATCCGGGTTGCACAGCCTGCCCTGGGAAGGCCTGAAATTGGCGGACGGTGAACCGGCGATTCCGACGACGCGCATCCCGGTCTGA
- a CDS encoding DUF3817 domain-containing protein, which produces MTTPETPSETSAAVSADRIRPALLGYRIMTWTTGLWLIALCYEIVSHLVFHHEIRWIGIVHGWVYFAYVLTAFNLAIKVRWPIGKTIGVLLAGTIPLLGIIVEHFQTKDIKARFGL; this is translated from the coding sequence ATGACCACGCCCGAGACACCCTCCGAAACCAGCGCGGCCGTCTCCGCCGACCGCATCCGCCCCGCCCTGCTCGGCTACCGGATCATGACGTGGACGACGGGTCTGTGGCTGATCGCACTGTGCTACGAGATCGTCTCCCATCTGGTGTTCCACCACGAGATCCGGTGGATCGGGATCGTGCACGGCTGGGTGTATTTCGCTTACGTGCTAACGGCTTTCAATCTGGCCATCAAGGTCCGCTGGCCGATCGGCAAGACCATCGGCGTGCTGCTGGCGGGCACCATCCCGCTGCTGGGCATCATCGTCGAGCACTTCCAGACCAAGGACATCAAGGCCCGCTTCGGGTTGTAG
- the mbtN gene encoding mycobactin biosynthesis acyl-ACP dehydrogenase MbtN — MTATGQTVFDADYRALLSETFDHRVTEWTSEAEARQRFPRKMIEHLGASGVFSAKWTDQVQPDVGKLIELALALGHLASAGIGVGVSLHDSAIAVLRRFGKSDYLKDVCEKAIRGEAVLCIGASEESGGSDLQIVETEVRSQDGGFAVRGVKKFVSLSPIADHIMVVARSVDHDSSSRHGNVVVVAVPTTHVSVQQPYNKVGAGPLDTAAVHIDTWVPADAMVARAGTGLAAISWGLAHERMSIAGQIAASCQRVIGITLARMMNRRQFGNTLFEHQALRLRMADLQARVDQLRFALHGIAAAGRLDLRAAAGIKVTAARLGEEVIGECMHIFGGSGYLVDETPLGRVWRDMKLARVGGGTDEVLWELVAAGMKADHVGYQEWVARSNA; from the coding sequence GTGACCGCGACAGGCCAGACGGTTTTCGACGCCGACTACCGCGCGCTGCTTTCCGAGACGTTCGATCACCGCGTCACCGAGTGGACTTCTGAAGCCGAAGCACGGCAACGCTTTCCGCGCAAGATGATCGAGCATCTGGGAGCAAGCGGTGTCTTCAGCGCCAAGTGGACCGACCAGGTCCAACCCGACGTCGGCAAGCTCATCGAGCTTGCCCTGGCGCTGGGCCATCTGGCGTCGGCCGGTATCGGAGTGGGCGTCAGCCTGCACGACTCGGCCATCGCCGTGCTGCGCCGGTTCGGCAAATCGGACTACCTGAAGGACGTCTGCGAAAAGGCGATTCGTGGCGAGGCCGTGCTATGCATCGGCGCCTCGGAAGAATCCGGCGGATCGGATCTGCAGATCGTTGAAACCGAGGTTCGCTCGCAGGACGGCGGTTTCGCGGTCCGTGGCGTCAAGAAGTTCGTCTCGCTGTCGCCGATCGCCGACCACATCATGGTCGTGGCGCGCAGCGTCGACCACGACTCGTCCAGCCGGCACGGCAACGTCGTCGTGGTGGCGGTGCCGACCACACATGTCAGCGTGCAGCAGCCCTACAACAAGGTGGGTGCCGGGCCGCTGGACACCGCGGCGGTCCACATCGATACCTGGGTCCCGGCCGATGCGATGGTCGCGCGGGCCGGCACCGGGCTGGCGGCCATCAGTTGGGGATTGGCGCACGAGCGCATGTCGATCGCCGGCCAGATCGCGGCGTCCTGCCAGCGGGTGATCGGAATTACCTTGGCCCGCATGATGAATCGGCGCCAATTCGGCAACACCTTGTTCGAGCATCAGGCGTTGCGGCTACGGATGGCGGACCTGCAGGCGCGGGTCGACCAGCTGCGTTTCGCGCTGCACGGCATCGCCGCTGCGGGGCGGCTGGATCTGCGGGCGGCCGCGGGCATCAAGGTCACCGCGGCTCGCCTCGGCGAAGAAGTCATCGGCGAGTGCATGCACATCTTCGGCGGGTCCGGCTATCTCGTCGACGAAACACCGCTGGGCCGGGTGTGGCGGGACATGAAGCTGGCCCGGGTCGGCGGTGGCACCGACGAAGTCCTCTGGGAATTGGTCGCGGCCGGCATGAAGGCCGACCACGTCGGCTACCAGGAGTGGGTCGCACGCTCCAACGCGTAG
- the rph gene encoding ribonuclease PH, with amino-acid sequence MSKREDGRNDDELRPVVITRGFTENPAGSVLIGFGGTKVLCTASVTEGVPRWRKGTGLGWLTAEYAMLPSATHTRSDRESVKGRLSGRTQEISRLIGRSLRACIDLAALGENTIAVDCDVLQADGGTRTAAITGAYVALADAVTYLSAAGKLSDPRPLSCAIAAVSVGVVDGRVRVDLPYEEDSRAEVDMNVVATDTGTLVEIQGTGEGATFPRSTLDKLLDMALGACDTLFAAQREALELPYPGVLPEGPNSPKAFGS; translated from the coding sequence GTGTCAAAACGAGAAGACGGTCGCAATGACGACGAGCTTCGCCCGGTGGTCATCACGCGGGGCTTCACCGAGAATCCCGCGGGTTCGGTCCTGATCGGATTTGGTGGAACCAAAGTCCTGTGCACCGCGAGCGTCACCGAGGGAGTACCGCGCTGGCGCAAGGGGACTGGATTGGGCTGGCTGACCGCGGAGTACGCCATGCTGCCGTCGGCCACCCACACTCGCTCCGACCGGGAATCGGTGAAGGGCCGGCTGTCCGGGCGCACCCAGGAAATCAGTCGGCTGATCGGTCGATCGCTGCGCGCGTGCATCGATCTGGCGGCGTTGGGGGAGAACACGATCGCCGTCGATTGCGATGTGCTGCAGGCCGACGGCGGTACCCGCACGGCGGCGATCACGGGTGCCTACGTGGCGCTGGCCGACGCGGTCACCTACCTGTCGGCGGCGGGCAAGCTGTCGGATCCGCGGCCGTTGTCGTGCGCGATCGCGGCGGTCAGCGTCGGTGTGGTCGACGGCAGGGTCCGCGTCGACCTGCCCTACGAGGAGGACTCGCGCGCCGAGGTCGACATGAACGTCGTCGCCACCGACACCGGAACCCTGGTCGAAATCCAGGGCACCGGCGAGGGTGCGACCTTCCCGCGCTCGACGCTGGACAAGCTGCTCGATATGGCGCTCGGCGCGTGCGACACACTGTTCGCCGCCCAGCGCGAGGCGCTGGAGTTGCCGTACCCGGGCGTGTTGCCCGAAGGCCCGAACTCCCCGAAGGCGTTCGGCAGCTGA
- the clpS gene encoding ATP-dependent Clp protease adapter ClpS, giving the protein MVAASAPTKPGTTGQRETAPVEVTASPWVTVVWDDPVNLMTYVTYVFQKLFGYSEPHATKLMLQVHNEGKAVVSAGSRESMEVDVSKLHAAGLWATLQQDR; this is encoded by the coding sequence ATGGTTGCTGCGTCAGCGCCCACCAAGCCCGGCACCACCGGGCAACGGGAGACCGCTCCCGTCGAGGTCACCGCCAGTCCCTGGGTCACCGTGGTGTGGGACGACCCGGTCAATTTGATGACCTACGTGACGTATGTGTTCCAGAAATTGTTCGGCTACAGCGAGCCGCATGCCACCAAACTGATGCTGCAGGTGCATAACGAAGGCAAGGCAGTGGTGTCGGCGGGTAGTCGTGAGTCGATGGAAGTTGACGTGTCCAAGCTGCACGCCGCCGGTTTGTGGGCGACGCTGCAGCAGGACCGCTGA
- a CDS encoding P1 family peptidase, protein MNALTDVGGIRVGHYQRLDPDAALGAGWASGVTVVLTPPGTVGAVDCRGGAPGTRETDLLDPANTVRFVDAVLLAGGSAYGLAAADGVMRWLEEHERGVAMKGGLVPIVPGAVIFDLPVGGWHCRPTAKFGYAACEAAGATVAVGTVGAGVGARAGVLKGGIGTASTTLPSGVTVGAVVAVNSAGEVVDRTTGLPWMADAIKEFALTPPPPDQIDALAQLPSPLEPLNTTIAVVATDAALSSAGCRRVAIAAQDGLARAIRPAHTPLDGDTVFALATGAVEVPPPADAPAAMSPETRLVTEVGAAAADCLARAVLIGVLSAGSVAGIPTYRDALPGAFRTGS, encoded by the coding sequence ATGAACGCGCTCACCGATGTCGGGGGCATCCGCGTCGGCCACTATCAGCGCCTGGATCCGGACGCGGCGTTAGGCGCCGGGTGGGCCAGCGGCGTGACCGTCGTGTTGACCCCGCCGGGGACGGTCGGCGCGGTCGATTGCCGCGGCGGCGCGCCCGGCACCCGGGAGACCGATCTGCTGGACCCGGCCAACACGGTGCGGTTCGTCGACGCGGTCCTGCTGGCCGGCGGCAGCGCCTACGGTTTGGCGGCCGCCGACGGCGTGATGCGCTGGCTGGAGGAACACGAGCGCGGCGTGGCGATGAAGGGCGGACTGGTGCCCATCGTCCCGGGCGCGGTGATCTTCGACCTGCCGGTCGGAGGTTGGCATTGCCGGCCGACGGCGAAGTTCGGCTACGCGGCCTGCGAGGCCGCCGGCGCGACGGTGGCCGTCGGCACGGTCGGCGCCGGGGTGGGCGCGCGGGCGGGCGTGCTCAAGGGCGGCATCGGCACGGCGTCGACGACGCTGCCGTCGGGCGTCACCGTCGGCGCGGTCGTCGCGGTCAATTCCGCCGGCGAGGTCGTCGACCGGACCACCGGCCTGCCGTGGATGGCGGATGCGATCAAGGAGTTCGCGTTGACGCCGCCGCCGCCCGACCAGATCGACGCGCTCGCGCAGCTGCCTTCGCCGCTGGAACCGCTGAACACGACGATCGCGGTGGTCGCGACCGACGCGGCGCTGAGCTCCGCGGGATGCCGGCGCGTCGCGATCGCCGCCCAGGACGGCCTGGCCCGCGCCATCCGCCCGGCGCACACCCCGCTGGACGGCGACACCGTGTTCGCGCTGGCGACCGGGGCGGTCGAGGTGCCCCCGCCGGCCGATGCGCCCGCGGCCATGTCGCCGGAGACGCGGCTGGTCACCGAGGTGGGCGCGGCCGCGGCCGATTGCCTGGCCCGTGCGGTGCTGATCGGTGTGTTGTCGGCCGGGTCGGTCGCCGGAATACCGACCTACCGCGACGCCTTGCCCGGTGCGTTCCGGACAGGGAGCTGA
- a CDS encoding cyclic nucleotide-degrading phosphodiesterase, whose amino-acid sequence MPVRITVLGCSGSVVGPDSPASGYLLRAPDTPPLVLDFGGGVLGALQRHADPASVHVLLSHLHADHCLDMPGLFVWRRYHPSSRPLGKAMLYGPSDTWSRLGAASSPYGGEIDDCSDIFDVRHWVDGEPVEVGALSVTPRVVAHPTESYGLRITDPSGASFVYSGDTGVCDQLVELARDADVFLCEASWTHAPDRPPDLHLSGTEAGRVAAQAGVRELLLTHIPPWTSREDVISEAKAEFDGPVHAVVCNETFDVRHSERV is encoded by the coding sequence GTGCCTGTGCGAATAACCGTGCTCGGCTGCTCGGGCAGCGTGGTCGGTCCGGACTCGCCAGCGTCGGGATATTTGCTTCGGGCTCCGGACACTCCGCCGCTGGTCCTGGACTTTGGCGGGGGTGTGCTCGGCGCCTTACAGCGCCACGCCGACCCGGCTTCCGTGCACGTGCTGTTGTCCCATCTGCATGCCGACCATTGCCTGGATATGCCGGGGCTGTTCGTGTGGCGCCGCTACCACCCCTCGTCGCGTCCGCTCGGCAAGGCGATGTTGTACGGCCCCAGCGACACCTGGTCGCGGTTGGGCGCCGCGTCGTCGCCCTACGGCGGTGAAATCGACGACTGCTCGGACATATTCGACGTCCGTCACTGGGTCGACGGCGAGCCGGTCGAAGTCGGGGCACTGTCCGTGACACCACGCGTTGTCGCACATCCCACCGAGTCCTACGGCTTGCGGATCACCGATCCCAGCGGAGCGTCGTTCGTCTACAGCGGGGACACCGGAGTCTGCGATCAGCTCGTCGAGCTGGCTCGCGACGCCGACGTGTTCCTGTGCGAGGCGTCCTGGACGCACGCGCCGGATCGCCCGCCCGACCTGCACCTGTCGGGCACCGAAGCCGGCCGGGTCGCGGCACAGGCCGGCGTCCGCGAGCTGCTGCTGACCCACATACCGCCGTGGACCTCGCGGGAGGACGTGATCAGCGAGGCCAAGGCCGAGTTCGACGGTCCCGTGCACGCCGTGGTGTGCAACGAGACATTCGACGTTCGGCACTCCGAACGAGTCTGA
- a CDS encoding rhomboid family intramembrane serine protease encodes MGMSPRQQRVPATRKKRSEWVVGGATILTFVALLYLIELFDQLSRHSLDANGIRPLETDGLWGIVFAPVLHANWQHLMANTVPLLVLGFLMTLAGLSRFVWATAIVWILGGFGTWLIGNWGSNCGPTDHIGASGLIFGWLAFLLVFGIFVRRFVDIVIGLVVLFIYGGVLLGAMPVLGQCGGVSWQGHLCGAIAGVVAAYVLSGPERKARAKRKAGTHS; translated from the coding sequence ATGGGCATGAGCCCGAGACAGCAACGCGTACCCGCTACACGGAAAAAGCGGTCCGAGTGGGTGGTGGGCGGGGCCACCATCCTCACCTTTGTCGCGCTGCTCTACCTGATCGAACTGTTCGACCAACTGTCGCGGCATTCCCTGGACGCAAACGGCATCAGGCCGCTGGAAACCGACGGCCTGTGGGGGATCGTCTTCGCACCCGTGCTGCACGCCAACTGGCAGCACCTGATGGCAAATACCGTTCCCCTGCTAGTGCTCGGATTTTTGATGACCCTGGCCGGGTTGTCCCGCTTCGTGTGGGCGACCGCGATCGTGTGGATCCTGGGCGGCTTCGGCACCTGGCTGATCGGCAACTGGGGCAGCAACTGCGGGCCGACGGACCATATCGGGGCCTCCGGGCTGATCTTCGGCTGGCTGGCCTTTCTGCTGGTCTTCGGGATATTCGTGCGCCGGTTCGTCGACATCGTCATCGGCCTGGTGGTGCTGTTCATCTACGGTGGCGTGCTGCTCGGCGCGATGCCCGTGCTCGGTCAATGCGGCGGGGTGTCCTGGCAGGGCCACCTGTGTGGCGCCATCGCCGGCGTCGTCGCCGCGTATGTGTTGTCCGGTCCCGAACGTAAGGCCAGGGCGAAGCGAAAAGCCGGCACGCACTCATGA